One part of the Asterias amurensis chromosome 11, ASM3211899v1 genome encodes these proteins:
- the LOC139943743 gene encoding coiled-coil domain-containing protein 166-like — MPPKKGKGKGKKGKKGKKDDGEENYEAPEPTEKENLLKAELDTLTEELASIKKKVEELRKENEWLQQEAHQTRVESHEYMSYMSKKAHKRQTTIVTLSDQNQQEIRMINEQKEHMLQEYEDKKKVLRDTLMEKEAELAKTRKELDELEEYKRLQEGQVKRIRDLEKEVLRMRGKHTETIQKLKSQFLKEKREYQGESESKIQEVGRQANKEAMHCLQEHTTRIKDENRDLRQELLKLIQKSRALNEHKVQLSGQRKELLREQQYAADLKKLHGTRQHKVLKAFGMLESAE, encoded by the exons ATGCCTCCAAAGAAAGGTAAAGGTAAGGGTAAAAAGggcaaaaaagggaaaaaggaTGACGGGGAGGAAAACTATGAAGCTCCAGAACCGACTGAGAAGGAGAACTTGTTGAAAGCAGA GTTGGATACTCTCACTGAGGAACTTGCAAGCATCAAGAAGAAGGTGGAGGAACT TCGCAAGGAGAATGAATGGTTACAGCAAGAGGCTCATCAAACTAGGGTGGAAAGT CATGAATATATGTCTTATATGTCTAAGAAGGCACACAAGCGCCAGACAACCATCGTCACATTGAGCGATCAGAATCAGCAAGAGATTCGTATGATCAATGAGCAAAAAGAACACATGCTGCAGGAGTACGAGGATAAGAAAAAAG TTCTCAGAGATACTCTGATGGAGAAGGAAGCAGAGTTAGCCAAGACGAGGAAAGAGCTGGACGAGCTAGAGGAATATAAA CGCCTTCAAGAAGGTCAGGTGAAGAGGATACGAGACCTGGAGAAGGAAGTCCTTAGGATGCGAGGGAAACATACAGAGACCATCCAGAAACTCAAGTCTCAATTCCTGAAGGAGAAGCGAGAGTATCAGGGAGAATCTGAATCCAAGATTCAGGAGGTTGGGAGGCAAGCAAATAAG GAGGCCATGCACTGTCTTCAAGAGCACACTACTCGTATCAAAGACGAGAACCGAGATCTCAGACAAGAGCTACTCAAACTCATCCAGAAATCACGAGCACTGAACGAGCACAAGGTGCAGCTGTCTGGACAACGCAAAGAGCTCCTGAGGGAACAACAGTATGCTGCCGACCTGAAGAAACTGCACGGCACCAGGCAACACAAGGTCCTCAAAGCATTCGGGATGTTGGAGAGTGCAGAGTGA
- the LOC139943742 gene encoding probable endonuclease 4, whose product MDSDELELRICSKKKTGMKPKNNAIKSQRSSIPNGKKKKQQISCHGLGEDAESKWMITETVKQKLSKEKNKETPPEVIVGKLRKSKSEIKTSKETRSKKSSEGAEKPNEKALKNKVQKESADGLEPSTEKKEKLEKGQLEVGVGRKRKIVRKVEGVTGAAKQSQEDSKDRLGVGQTKTRSKRIQRKKEWKVIESQPDISEEKPKRKRSAPECTETNWKQKKQKLNTGKKTQGELISKKSVRSSVDSLKGVALEVKAEVKGDMAKAAKFVGAHMSAAGGLENAVKGAVTTGAKAFALFLRSQRQWAAKPLEDKTAETFRQACQEHKFSPDVILPHGSYLLNCGSPNAETLRKSREALADELNRCEKLGLTRYNFHPGSTCGEIPVEECLDKIGESINMAHQQTNKVMTVIENMSRQGNTVGGKFEELHGIIERVKDKARIGVCLDTCHAFAAGFDLSSELGYQDMMEDFERIVGLKYLVAVHLNDSKGSVGSHLDRHEKIGQGRIGIQAFRRLMNDPRFDNIPLILETPVENGSEYAEEIELLYSLVN is encoded by the exons ATGGACAGCGACGAACTTGAACTTAGAA TTTGTAGCAAAAAGAAAACTGGAATGAAGCCCAAAAATAACGCAATCAAATCACAAAGAAGCTCTATTCCCAATGGCAAAAAGAAGAAACAGCAAATATCTTGCCACGGGCTTGGGGAAGATGCTGAATCAAAGTGGATGATTACAGAAACAGTTAAACAGAAACTttccaaagaaaaaaacaaggaaacaCCACCAGAAGTCATCGTTGGCAAGCTGAGAAAGAGCAAGTCTGAAATAAAAACTAGTAAAGAAACAAGAAGTAAGAAATCTTCTGAAGGAGCTGAGAAACCAAATGAGAAGGCACTCAAGAACAAAGTACAGAAGGAAAGTGCTGATGGGTTAGAACCATCGAcagagaaaaaggaaaaactgGAAAAGGGTCAATTGGAAGTTGGAGTTGGAAGAAAGAGGAAGATTGTTAGAAAAGTGGAAGGAGTAACAGGTGCTGCAAAACAAAGTCAGGAAGACTCAAAAGATCGGCTTGGAGTTGGACAAACCAAGACGAGATCAAAGAGAATCCAGAGGAAAAAGGAATGGAAGGTGATTGAGAGTCAGCCAGACATCTCAGAAGAGAAACCCAAGCGAAAACGCTCAGCTCCTGAATGTACTGAGACAAACTGGAAACAAAAGAAGCAGAAACTGAACACTGGGAAGAAGACGCAAGGAGAGCTTATTAGTAAGAAGAGTGTGCGGAGTTCGGTTGATTCTCTAAAAGGCGTGGCTCTTGAGGTTAAAGCTGAGGTGAAGGGCGACATGGCAAAAGCAGCAAAGTTTGTTGGAGCCCACATGAGTGCTGCAG GAGGTCTTGAAAATGCAGTTAAAGGGGCAGTAACTACAGGTGCCAAGGCCTTCGCTCTCTTTCTCCGTTCCCAGAGGCAGTGGGCAGCGAAGCCCTTGGAGGATAAAACGGCTGAGACATTTCGTCAGGCTTGTCAAGAGCACAAGTTCTCTCCAGATGTTATTCTTCCACATGGCTCATACTTACTGAACTGTGGGTCGCCGAATGCGGAGACACTGAGAAAGTCGAGAGAAGCCCTCGCGGATGAATTGAATCGGTGCGAGAAGCTGGGGTTGACACGTTATAACTTTCATCCTG ggTCAACATGCGGTGAGATTCCAGTGGAGGAATGCTTGGATAAGATAGGAGAGTCCATCAACATGGcgcaccaacaaacaaacaaggtcATGACAG TGATTGAGAACATGAGCCGTCAGGGGAACACGGTTGGAGGGAAGTTTGAGGAGCTGCATGGAATTATTGAGAGAGTGAAGGACAAGGCTCGGATCGGAGTGTGTCTGGATACATGTCATGCATTTGCTGCAG GTTTTGATCTGTCGAGTGAATTAGGCTACCAGGACATGATGGAGGACTTTGAAAGGATTGTAGGTCTGAAATACCTGGTGGCTGTCCATCTAAATGATTCCAAAG GTAGTGTTGGTAGCCACCTTGATAGACATGAGAAGATCGGTCAGGGTCGTATCGGCATCCAGGCATTCCGACGTCTCATGAACGACCCTCGCTTTGATAACATACCACTGATCCTTGAAACACCTGTTGA GAATGGCTCAGAGTATGCAGAGGAGATCGAGCTTCTCTACTCATTGGTCAACTAA
- the LOC139944049 gene encoding uncharacterized protein: MAAPMSEETMSEPEEEEPGEINEINPLSPYFNPLKALYSSNIALPFPEASVFDNLYQYERVTGSREHARQGGVRDRGEDGGAAGSRAASHGGQPHGPSRSVPVAQQNIKSSRPIQRRNEPVQLGTGFRATKDMLIDTQKYKPVVYRNALTRMSEYATGPLSVLFRCMNERCKVRVCTRSFKGLRSICTGYVVTFDKFFNMALVDVDETWRRPSTGQRFYHEEKLTFSKIMESATYNPKDSVKLTEFDNSKAQRSTETRQLQRETAASTSHPRRSSSLPDRDRLRTLETSGSTKGGAKPSPSHSRDGGQLDQNKSKDLHEKRSKHTKEQSHRPSQEYKEKDFNKDSRKHIPKGSQEFTHKGSLESSRKESEKHSHKAMQERGRPESRESSRKGSQRSSSCKSLQESSRKDSEELRVKATQKKTRKDLQDRSSKHGERKKEKTKKDKRHEKVKSEKDSQDSLSRTGTTDKEAEGGGSAEDEDEIELLQKRFAALQKELTTLSDDDTETQEEEGEEATETDIETLQKRSAALLKELTTLSDDVTEEGHEAAEGATETDIELLQKGSTALQNELTLLPVDVTASQDEDPGGGATATVMESLQKRFAALQKELTTLSDDEEEGKGEKGTTETEIKKEDLESITDSQIINSGQPTTTQLAEGSNEVIDIKCQAEPSLVGKFEITQHSKAVVHKETDVEHTESEARTKEKMRGGRLKIKPEDFKRRHVNQLFIRGDNVVLVSVDSNLLPR; the protein is encoded by the exons ATGGCTGCGCCCATGAGCGAAGAAACGATGTCTGAACCAGAGGAAGAAGAACCGGGGGAAATCAACGAAATCAACCCATTATCTCCCTACTTCAATCCTTTAAAAGCTTTATACTCCTCGAATATTGCTCTGCCTTTCCCTGAGGCATCAGTGTTCGACAATTTGTACCAGTATGAAAGGGTTACAGGCAGCCGTGAACACGCACGACAAGGGGGAGTCCGAGACCGGGGAGAGGATGGTGGAGCCGCCGGGAGCAGGGCCGCTTCACACGGCGGGCAGCCCCATGGTCCGTCACGGTCGGTGCCGGTGGCACAACAGAACATTAAGAGCTCCCGACCG ATTCAGAGGCGAAATGAACCAGTACAGCTTGGGACTGGATTTAGAGCAACTAAGGACATGCTTATTGACACACAGAAGTACAAACCTGTAGTCTACAGAAATGCTCTTACAAGAATGTCAG AGTATGCCACTGGACCGTTATCAGTCCTGTTTCGCTGCATGAATGAACGCTGCAAGGTCAGGGTCTGTACAAGGTCTTTCAAGGGGTTACGGAGCATCTGCACCGGATATGTAGTCACATTCGACAAATTCTTCAATATG GCCCTCGTCGATGTGGATGAAACATGGCGAAGGCCCTCTACTGGTCAGCGATTTTACCATGAAGAGAAATTGACATTCTCAAAG atAATGGAGAGTGCAACATATAATCCAAAGGATTCCGTCAAGTTAACTGAGTTTGACAATTCAAAAGCACAGCGTTCAACAGAGACAAGACAGCTTCAGAGGGAGACTGCAGCTTCAACATCACACCCTAGAAGGAGTTCCAGTTTGCCAGATAGAGACAGACTCCGGACATTAGAAACATCTGGTTCAACAAAGGGAGGAGCAAAGCCATCTCCCTCACATTCCAGAGACGGAGGACAACTGGaccaaaacaaaagcaaagatTTGCATGAGAAGAGAAGCAAACATACAAAGGAACAAAGTCACAGACCTTCACAAGAATACAAAGAAAAGGACTTTAACAAAGACTCACGAAAGCACATTCCAAAAGGTTCACAGGAGTTCACTCACAAAGGTTCGCTTGAGAGCAGTCGCAAGGAATCAGAGAAGCACAGTCACAAAGCTATGCAGGAAAGAGGTCGACCAGAATCACGAGAGAGCAGTCGCAAAGGTTCACAGAGAAGTAGTAGTTGCAAAAGTTTGCAGGAGAGCAGTAGAAAAGATTCTGAAGAGCTCAGAGTGAAAGCCACCCAGAAGAAGACTCGCAAAGATTTGCAGGATCGAAGTTCAAAAcatggagaaagaaaaaaggaaaaaacaaaaaaggacaaGAGACATGAAAAGGTGAAGAGTGAAAAAGATTCGCAAGATTCTCTGTCAAGAACAGGTACTACAGATAAGGAAGCAGAAGGAGGTGGTTCAGcagaagatgaagatgaaatTGAATTGCTGCAGAAGCGTTTTGCTGCTTTGCAGAAGGAATTAACAACGCTATCTGATGATGACACAGAGACACAGGAGGAAGAGGGAGAAGAGGCAACAGAAACTGACATTGAAACTCTCCAGAAGCGTTCCGCGGCTCTTCTGAAGGAATTAACAACTCTCTCTGATGATGTGACAGAGGAGGGACATGAAGCGGCAGAGGGAGCAACAGAAACTGACATCGAATTGCTGCAGAAGGGTTCGACTGCTCTACAGAATGAATTGACATTGCTCCCTGTTGATGTTACAGCGTCACAGGATGAGGATCCGGGAGGGGGAGCAACAGCAACTGTAATGGAATCTCTCCAGAAGCGTTTTGCTGCTTTGCAGAAAGAATTAACAACACTCTCTGACGATGAGGAGGAGGGGAAGGGTGAGAAAGGGACAACAGAAACTGAAATAAAGAAAGAAGACTTAGAATCGATCACAGATTCTCAAATCATAAATAGTGGCCAACCAACTACAACACAATTGGCTGAAGGGTCAAATGAGGTCATTGACATCAAATGTCAGGCAGAGCCTAGTTTAGTGGGGAAGTTTGAAATAACACAACATAGCAAGGCTGTGGTTCACAAGGAGACTGATGTTGAACATACTGAAAGTGAAGCTAGAACTAAAGAAAAGATGAGGGGTGGGAGATTGAAGATTAAACCTGAAGACTTTAAGAGGAGGCACGTGAACCAGTTGTTCATTCGAGGCGATAATGTGGTGCTTGTATCTGTGGACAGTAACTTACTACCGAGATAA